From a region of the Cyclopterus lumpus isolate fCycLum1 chromosome 5, fCycLum1.pri, whole genome shotgun sequence genome:
- the LOC117730930 gene encoding odorant receptor 131-2-like, translating into MNSSVNVTVVLEHRDSFSKAVIKNMIVVLLGFSINYINVALIYTFHNHQIFYTNPRYILIIHLVVNDMIQVTLSIILFVIGFTLYKINVSVCCIFILLTLVTTENTPLNLACMAMECYIAVCFPLRHMQICTVRRTLMLIGFIWNISIVSVLPDLFITLATEPLDFFHSRVFCLRENVFPNPLIPLKREIIYSLFLVIIWITIFYTYFRIMFAAQSASKNAKKARNTILLHGFQLLLCMATYAGPQVLEVIKQGDPTNYVDHLFAFYIIIHVLPRSISPVLYGIRDKTFRKFLKGHLWC; encoded by the exons ATGAACTCTTCTGTGAACGTGACCGTGGTTCTGGAGCACCGAGACTCCTTCTCCAAAGCCGTGATCAAGAACATGATCGTCGTGCTTCTCGGCTTCTCCATCAACTACATCAATGTAGCCCTCATTTACACCTTCCATAACCACCAG ATCTTCTACACGAATCCTCGCTACATCCTTATTATTCACCTGGTGGTCAACGACATGATCCAAGTGACGCTGAGCATCATCCTTTTCGTCATCGGCTTCACCCTCTACAAAATAAACGTCTCCGTTTGCTGCATCTTTATACTGCTGACTCTCGTCACCACTGAAAACACCCCTCTGAACCTGGCTTGCATGGCGATGGAGTGCTACATCGCCGTCTGCTTCCCCCTTCGCCACATGCAGATCTGCACCGTCAGGAGAACCTTGATGCTAATTGGTTTCATCTGGAACATCAGCATTGTGTCCGTTCTTCCTGATCTGTTCATCACTTTGGCCACAGAGCCGCTGGACTTCTTTCATTCCAGAGTCTTCTGTCTCAGAGAAAATGTCTTCCCAAATCCCCTCATCCCCCTCAAGAGAGAAATCATATATTCACTGTTTCTAGTTATCATTTGGATCACCATATTTTACACTTATTTCAGAATTATGTTCGCTGCACAATCAGCCAGCAAAAATGCTAAAAAAGCCAGAAACACAATCCTCCTGCATGGgttccagctgctgctttgtATGGCAACATATGCAGGGCCGCAGGTATTAGAAGTTATAAAGCAAGGGGACCCTACGAATTATGTAGACCATCTCTTTGCtttctatattattatacatgttctaccaCGGTCCATTAGTCCAGTCCTCTATGGCATCAGAGACAAGACTTTCAGGAAGTTCTTGAAAGGGCATCTGTGGTGTTGA
- the LOC117730939 gene encoding odorant receptor 131-2-like isoform X2 produces MRIFYTNPRYILIIHLVVNDMIQVTLSIILFVIGFTLYRINVSVCCIFTLLTLITTENTPLNLACMAMECYIAVCFPLRHMQICTVRRTLMLIGFIWNISILSVLPDLFITLATEPLDFFHSRVFCLRENVFPNPLIPLKREIIYSLFLVIIWITIFYTYFKIIFTAQSASKNAKKARNTILLHGIQLLLCMATYAGPQVLEVIKQGDPTNYIDHLFAFYIIIHVLPRSISPVLYGIRDKTFRKFLKGHLWC; encoded by the exons atgagg ATCTTCTACACGAATCCTCGCTACATCCTTATTATTCACCTGGTGGTCAACGACATGATCCAAGTGACGCTGAGCATCATCCTCTTCGTCATCGGCTTCACCCTCTACAGAATAAACGTCTCTGTTTGCTGCATCTTCACGCTGCTGACTCTCATCACCACTGAAAACACCCCTCTGAACCTGGCTTGCATGGCGATGGAGTGCTACATCGCCGTCTGCTTCCCCCTTCGCCACATGCAGATCTGCACCGTCAGGAGAACCTTGATGCTGATTGGTTTCATCTGGAACATCAGCATATTGTCCGTTCTTCCTGATCTGTTCATCACTTTGGCCACAGAGCCGCTGGACTTCTTTCATTCCAGAGTCTTCTGTCTCAGAGAAAATGTCTTCCCAAATCCCCTCATCCCCCTCAAGAGAGAAATCATATATTCACTGTTTCTAGTTATCATTTGGATCACCATATTTTACACTTACTTCAAAATTATTTTCACTGCACAATCAGCCAGCAAAAATGCTAAAAAAGCCAGAAACACAATCCTCCTGCATGGGATCCAGCTGCTGCTTTGTATGGCAACATATGCAGGGCCGCAGGTATTAGAAGTTATAAAGCAAGGGGACCCTACGAATTATATAGACCATCTCTTTGCtttctatattattatacatgttctaccaCGGTCCATTAGTCCAGTCCTCTATGGCATCAGAGACAAGACTTTCAGGAAGTTCTTGAAAGGGCATCTGTGGTGTTGA